The Cellulosimicrobium sp. ES-005 genome segment AGGCCCGTGTAGGTGGCCGGGGTGAGGTTCGCGAGGCGCTGGGCTACGTCGTCCGGAAGGCCGAGGCCGGCGACGAACTCGCGCAGGCGCGCGGCGTCGACGCGCTGGCCGCGCGTGAGGTCCTTGAGGCGCTCGTACGGGTTCTCCATGCCGGGGACGCCCGCGACGGACGCTGCGCGCATCGCCGACTGGATGGGCTCGCCGAGCACCTCCCAGTTCTCGTCGAGGTCCGCCGCCATGAGGTCGGCGTTCGCGGCGAGGGCCTTGAGGCCGCGGCGCACGTTGTCGATCGCGAGGAGCGAGTGGCCGAACGCGGGACCGACGTTGCGCTGCGTCGTCGAGTCCGTGAGGTCGCGCTGGAGGCGTGAGGTGACGAGCGTCGCGCCGAGCGTGTCGAGCAGCGCGGACGAGATCTCGAGGTTCGCCTCGGCGTTCTCGAACCGGATCGGGTTGACCTTGTGCGGCATGGTCGACGACCCGGTGGCGCCGGGGACGGGGATCTGCGTGAAGAACCCGAGCGAGATGTACGTCCACACGTCGGTCGCGAGGTTGTGGAGGATGCGGTTGAAGCGCGCGACGTCCGCGTACAGCTCGGCCTGCCAGTCGTGCGACTCGATCTGGGTCGTCAGCGGGTTCCACGTGAGCCCCAGGCCCTCGACGAAGTGCTTCGACACCGACGGCCAGTCCACGCCCGGCACGGCGACGGTGTGCGCGCCGTACGTGCCCGTCGCCCCGTTGAGCTTGCCCAGGTACTCGGCCGCGCCGATCCGGCGGAGCTGGCGGCGCAGCCGGTGCGCGAGGACGGCGAGCTCCTTGCCGAGCGTCGTCGGCGTCGCGGGCTGGCCGTGCGTGCGCGAGAGCATCGGCACGTCCGCGTGCTCGCGCGCCATGTCCGCGAGCTGGTCGGCCAGGGCGGTCGCGGCGGGCAGCCACACCTGCTCGACGGCGCCGCGCACCATGAGCGCGTAGGACAGGTTGTTGACGTCCTCGCTCGTGCACGCGAAGTGCACGAGCTCGCCGACGCCGGGGAGCACGGTGTCCGGGCCCAGGGCGTCGGGCGCCGCGGCGAGGCGGCGCTTGACGAAGTACTCGACCGCCTTGACGTCGTGCACCGTCTCGCGCTCGATCGCGGCGAGCTCGGCGATCTCCTCGCCGCCGAACGTCGCGGGGATGCGGCGCAGGTACGCGACCTCCGCGTCGGAGAGCTGGGGGGCGCCCGGCACGACCGGGCGGACCGCGTTCTCGTCGACCGCCTGGACGCCGTTGCACAGCGTGATGAGCCACTCGACCTCGACGTGGACGCGCTCGCGGTTGAGCGCGGCCTCGCTGAGGTGGTCGACGAGCGGTGCGACGGCCGCGCGGTAGCGCCCGTCGAGCGGGCCGAGCGCGATCGGCGGGGTCACCTCGGCGAGCGACACGCGGGCAGGGGCGTCTGCGGCAGGGTTCTCGGGCACGCCCCTGATTCTCCCACGCGTGCCCGACGGCGGCCCGCGCCTCCCGCAGTCCGGGCACGCGTTCCTGGGCCGGCGCGCGATCCGTGGGCGCCGCGCGGTGCGTGGCCGTCCCCAGGACCGTCTTCCGA includes the following:
- the purB gene encoding adenylosuccinate lyase yields the protein MPENPAADAPARVSLAEVTPPIALGPLDGRYRAAVAPLVDHLSEAALNRERVHVEVEWLITLCNGVQAVDENAVRPVVPGAPQLSDAEVAYLRRIPATFGGEEIAELAAIERETVHDVKAVEYFVKRRLAAAPDALGPDTVLPGVGELVHFACTSEDVNNLSYALMVRGAVEQVWLPAATALADQLADMAREHADVPMLSRTHGQPATPTTLGKELAVLAHRLRRQLRRIGAAEYLGKLNGATGTYGAHTVAVPGVDWPSVSKHFVEGLGLTWNPLTTQIESHDWQAELYADVARFNRILHNLATDVWTYISLGFFTQIPVPGATGSSTMPHKVNPIRFENAEANLEISSALLDTLGATLVTSRLQRDLTDSTTQRNVGPAFGHSLLAIDNVRRGLKALAANADLMAADLDENWEVLGEPIQSAMRAASVAGVPGMENPYERLKDLTRGQRVDAARLREFVAGLGLPDDVAQRLANLTPATYTGLAARLVTAYLD